The following coding sequences lie in one Streptomyces xiamenensis genomic window:
- a CDS encoding AraC family transcriptional regulator: protein MVLGFRDPVADAIGLLRPRTVIGPSLRAAGEWALSFDTFPHVRIGGLVRGTCWLILDGHEPVPLREGDTFMLGNPPPYVLASTPDASPRPAERVWAGAEDGFVRIGPESEEHLYLCVGHIAFDDRNAALLTDLLPPLVIVRVGDPHGGRLAQLIDLLATEVGVCAAGGPLVQNHLAQILLVHMLRAHAGRTDRPTGWLGALNEDGIGAALRAVHADLAHSWNLRELAEISHMSRSAFAQAFKSHVGIPPLEYLIQWRMSLARDALARDSLSISELARATGYLSESAFSTAFRRVVGSSPAQFRNRIRQSAHSTAVPVAPGS from the coding sequence GTGGTGCTCGGATTCCGGGACCCGGTGGCTGACGCGATCGGTCTGCTCCGGCCCCGCACGGTGATCGGGCCGAGTCTGCGGGCCGCGGGCGAGTGGGCGCTGAGCTTCGACACGTTCCCGCACGTGCGGATCGGTGGCCTCGTGCGCGGCACATGCTGGTTGATCCTGGATGGGCACGAACCGGTGCCTCTGCGGGAGGGCGACACCTTCATGCTGGGCAACCCGCCGCCCTACGTGCTGGCCAGCACACCCGACGCGAGCCCGCGCCCGGCGGAGCGGGTGTGGGCGGGTGCCGAGGACGGGTTCGTGCGGATCGGCCCCGAGTCCGAGGAGCACCTCTACCTGTGCGTCGGTCACATCGCGTTCGACGACCGGAACGCGGCCCTCCTGACCGATCTTCTGCCGCCGCTGGTGATCGTCCGCGTGGGCGATCCCCATGGCGGGCGGCTCGCGCAGCTGATCGATCTCCTGGCCACCGAGGTCGGGGTCTGCGCCGCCGGCGGCCCGCTGGTGCAGAACCACCTCGCACAGATCCTTCTCGTGCACATGCTGCGGGCTCACGCCGGTCGGACGGACCGGCCCACCGGCTGGCTGGGCGCCCTGAACGAGGACGGCATCGGTGCCGCGCTGCGGGCCGTGCACGCGGATCTGGCCCACTCCTGGAACCTGAGGGAACTCGCCGAGATCAGCCACATGTCGCGTTCCGCGTTCGCCCAGGCATTCAAGAGCCATGTCGGGATCCCGCCGTTGGAGTACCTGATCCAATGGCGCATGAGCCTCGCGCGCGACGCCCTGGCCCGTGACTCCCTGTCGATCTCCGAGCTCGCACGGGCCACCGGCTACCTCTCCGAGAGCGCGTTCAGTACCGCGTTCCGCCGCGTGGTCGGCTCCTCACCCGCCCAGTTCCGGAACCGGATACGGCAGTCGGCGCACTCCACCGCGGTACCGGTGGCGCCGGGATCGTGA